The Lolium rigidum isolate FL_2022 chromosome 2, APGP_CSIRO_Lrig_0.1, whole genome shotgun sequence genomic interval ATGGATCCACGTTGCTTCATGCACTTTCGGATTACAGAAGATAATAAATGGTAGAGTACTTAAATGAGGGGTGGAAGAAAATaattgttttccttttattttgtccCTCAACAGTGTGAAACTCAAACTGCAATTTGTAAAAGTCTTAGTTGGTCTGTTATCAGTTATAGAAAGAATATTTTAGCACTATTTTTCTATTCCATGAAATACTCGGTTTGCTAGTTCGTCAAAGAAATCTACATCTGCCTGTGATTCCACAGAAGATCAGTTGATTCCATATGgggctatatatgatgattatgtggAACGCTTCTTTTTGGCAGGTTCTTTACCTATTAAATTGAACTGTAGCTGCCAAAAGCAGCCTTCAGTTCAAGAACAACCTCTTCCTTGATCCAGATTATGGTGGTAAAAACTCTTAGGACTAGGCTATTGAATACTTAACCTCGTTTATCTGATTTTGTTACCATGGTTCTAGGTGTGTCAATAATTCAGAACATGATGGCTACCATGTTTAGGTATTAAATCTTAATTAATGACCTGCGGAAAAATTGTGGAGCACATTTGGTTTCTGGCCAATAACAGTATTTAAAGAGAAGAAGTAATATATAAGGGGATAATATGAACCATCTTAAGGCGTACATATATATGAACTGGTGCATCTACCTGCAGAATTTGGATACAATTGCCTCTGGTGATGTACATTGAAATCACATGGTTCCATCAAGACAAAATTCCGTCAGTAGTGCACCAGCTTAGTCCAAGAGATAAAGAACATGAAAGAAGTAAAAAAATGAAGAACTATTTATTTTTTAATGTTTATTAGCACAAAGGCGATCGTTGAGGCACCCCTTTCCTTCTGCTCATGTTTGTAGCCATGTCATCATCAGAGACTCTGTTTGCAGATCGTGCACAGATGTATGGTCCACTCCGCTTCTTCCGGACAAAACTTGGGTATGGTGTGCTCAAATTATCGGAGTCTGATGATCCCATAGGCTCGTCAACATCAACAAGGGTTGAGTGGGTCGTCTCATCATCAGCGTCATGAGGAATGAAGAAGTCAGGACCAAGCTGCAATGTCTTGCATGGACGCAAGTATGCTGATAAGTCTTTTTTCTTCCGCAATATGTACTCAACCTGAAAAGGATGCAGATGAGTGAACTTGACAGATACTTTCCATGTGTCTGTCCAGAAATCGACAGTTAGCTCCAAATGCATTTAGTGTCTTTCTGaacacattttttaaattttttttctaATATTAGTTTTCACCTTTCCTTTATAGTGTTGTTATCAGCTGATTCTCTAACAGATTCTTCAGATAACTGCATACTGTGAAATGGATATTCCATGAAAAATGTTGCTAAGTACCTTCTAGAATCTAGATCGTAATTGTACTACTCTTATTTAGTATGAATtatattctgtaattttctcggtcaTCATAATTCAATTGGATATATTCTGCCATAAATCATAATTCAATTCCACATAATCACATTATTTTGTCAGCCATCAGAATTCACTTGCATGTAATCGCATGGAATAATGATAAATCATTAGTTCTAGTAAATCACCTTGCAATCCATAGAGCAGTAGAAGTAGGGTTCCTGAAGGCTTCTGTCGCAGGATGTACAAATATTCCCCGACCCCTTAAATTGCCTATTCTGTGGTCTCTTCTTAAGGAAAACGACTTTAGAGCTGTTAATTGTGTATGACTGCACCATGTAGATATAGAATTATGAGCACACATGCATCTCAGAGAACAGTTATCAGACTCCCATCAATAACTTCATAGGTTATGGATATTACCTGAACACCAGAGCAATCAATAAGCTTCTCAAGGTCCTCCAGCCGAACGACATCATGGTATACATACCGCCGCACCTGCAGGAGCCGGTGTACTCGGTGTGTCGCCACACAGTGTGGGCAGATGCTGGTGCAGCAGTCAAGGCAGCATATGTTCTTCTCGTTCTTCTTGGCGTGCTCATGGAAGGAGCATGCTATGAAGAACTTCTCTGTACTGAGGGCTTCTAACCATGCTGGCTTCCACTTTGCCTGCTGATACTGCAAAATTCCAAATGATCTTTCCATCAGTACAAGGTGAATTCGAATGAGAGAGCATGAAGATCAGAACCTCACCATGTTTATCTATGTCGGTGTAAAGCCTTTGGTGTTGTATGTGTTTTCTTGTTGGAAGAGGGGTGGGGAGCTTTGACGAAGAGAGTGTACCTTATGAAGGGTGTTTAGTGGGCTAAGAAGGATTAGATCAACCAGAAGAAGGGGGCTATATACCTGCGTTACTTgagcttttgacatttgactcctTAATCTACGGCACTATCATGGGATGCACCTTGCTTTAGCAATAGTACCCATAGGTATGTGTAGTTACTTTGTGCATCACACTAAGAACATGTTCCTGAATTGCTGTTGCAGGTGCTGGGATGTGATATTTTCAAAGGAAAGCTGTTTTACAAAATATAGTTATTCACTGGAAGGAGCTGTAATATCATTCTGTACCCAGGGTTGCCAATGCACTCTAACTGGTAAAATTGATCCTCTCAAAATT includes:
- the LOC124689457 gene encoding protein RGF1 INDUCIBLE TRANSCRIPTION FACTOR 1-like; the encoded protein is MDWELPEGVLEDDPEEVARPYVVVEVANVSLPSSMLLGRSLAGTSAGAPSWIFSYQQAKWKPAWLEALSTEKFFIACSFHEHAKKNEKNICCLDCCTSICPHCVATHRVHRLLQVRRYVYHDVVRLEDLEKLIDCSGVQSYTINSSKVVFLKKRPQNRQFKGSGNICTSCDRSLQEPYFYCSMDCKVEYILRKKKDLSAYLRPCKTLQLGPDFFIPHDADDETTHSTLVDVDEPMGSSDSDNLSTPYPSFVRKKRSGPYICARSANRVSDDDMATNMSRRKGVPQRSPLC